The genome window ATGACCACAGCCGAGGATTTCCCCGCGATCTGGGCCGACCTCGTTACTCGCTGGGTCGCCGCTGACGCGGAGTCGGCCGAGTTCCCGGAGATCACCCCCCGATCGAAGAGTCTGCTCCAGCAATTGAGTCCGGTGGTACTGGTCAACGGCATCGCAGTGCTCACGGCCCCGGCCAAGTGGGTGCGTACCGAGACAGAGAAGAAGATCAGTGGAGACATTTCCGAGGTCCTCACCCGCGAAGTCGGGATTCCGGTCACGCTCTCACTCAGTGTCAAGGAGACGACGCCCGACTCCCCGCTCGAGATGCCGGCGGAGGACACAGACGCACCACCGTCGACGGAGGAACCGGAGGTCGAACGTGCCTCCGTTTTCGGGGACCTTCCCCCGGTCCCGCCCGGCCCGGTCCACACCCCGGATCTCTGGGAGAACATCTCGGACGCCGGCTTCCCGGCGTCGGCCGGCACCGATGCATCCCAGGTCAGCGCGGCACCGGCAGAACGACCGGCACTGGAGGAGGCCAGCGTCCCGGTGGCCACCATTGTCCCGACGCCGACGCCGGCCACGGCCCACGCCGACGACGAGAACCGGTTGAACCCGAAGTACACCTTCGAGACCTTCGTCACCGGCCCGTCCAACCAGTTTCCCGCCACCGCCTGCCGGGTCGTCGCCGAAAACCCCGGGAAGGCCTACAACCCGCTGTTCATCTACGGTCAACCGGGGCTGGGTAAGACCCACCTGCTCCACGCGATCGGTCACTACGCCCAGGAGCTCAGGCCGAAGATCCGGGTCCGGTACGTCTCCAGTGAGGAGATGACCAACGAGTTCATCAACGCGATCCAGGGTGGACCGCTCGCCCTTGACCAGTTCAAGCGCAACTACCGCAACCTCGACCTGCTCATTGTCGACGACATCCAGTTCCTCCAGGGCAAGGAGTCGACCCAGGAGGAGTTCTTCCACACCTTCAATGCGCTCTACCAGGCGAACCACCAGATCGTGTTGTCCTCGGACCGTCCGCCGTCGCAGCTGACCACCCTGGAGGACCGGCTGCGCACCAGGTTCGAGGGCGGCCTGACCACCGACGTCAAGACGCCGGATCTGGAGACCAGGATGGCGATTCTGGCGAAGAAGTCCCTGCTCAACGGTGCTGTCGTTCCGCCGGACGTGCTGGAATTCATCGCGAGCCGGAACGAGTCCTCCATCCGGGAGCTCGAGGGTGCCCTGACGCGGGTCGTGGCGTACTGCTCGATGACCGGGGAGCCGATCACCATCTCCGCTGCGGAGGTGGTGGTCAAGGATATTCTGCCGCAGGACGTGAAAATCACCGCGGAGATGGTGATCGAGGTCATCTCGGAGCATTTCAGTGTCTCCCTCGACCAGCTGACTGGTCCGTCGAAGGTGCGCAAGATCGTCACCGCCCGGCAGTTCGGAATGTTCCTCACCCGCGAGTACTGCGAGATGTCGACGACGAACATCGGCAAGGTCTACGGCGGACGCGACCATACGACGGTCATGCACGCGGAGAAGAAGATGCGGAAGTCGATCCAGGAGAACACCGTGATCTTCGAGCAGTTCCAGGAGCTCACCCAGAAGATCAAGTCCCGCGCGCGACAGCGCTGATCTGTACCGCTGATCTGTACCCCGGGGGGCGGGGGCGGGGAGAGAGCTCTGTCCACATTGTCCACAGAGTTATCCACAACGATGTAATTACACGAGTGTGAGAGCACTGCACGCTGCGCTGTTCAGCGTGGGAGGGTCCCTTCCGGAGCCAGGAGCATCCACCGTCCGTGGATAACCCACCTGTCGCTGTGGATAAATAACAGGCGTGTGTTTCAGCAGGACGCGTCCGTGCGCCGGAAAACTTTGGAAATTGTGTTTATGCAGGTCACGGCACTGTGGCCCCTGTGCACAACCCCGGTGAAATCCGTGGATCAGCCGGTGGACACCGGGTGGACAGCCTCGGCCGCCCGGAAGTTATCCACAACTATGCCGAGTTGTCCACAACCTTGTACCCCGCCAGCTCCACACGCCCCGATCTACTCCGAACAGGTCAGATCCACGGTTGTCCACAGCGTCCACACCCCCTACTGCTGTTGCTAGTGATCTACTGGAGATCCTTCAAGAGAAAAAGGGGGTGGGGACAGACCGGTCCGCATGAGTCACCACCACACAGAGCAGAGAAGAGCACAAGCACCTCGCGGGAGCCCACCACTGTGGACTACTGTGGGGGCACGTACTGCGCCTCACATGAGCGCGACAACCGCGACAGCGTCGCCGGGGGAGCACCCGCTGACGCCGGTGTTCGAATCATGTTCGAAGGATTGACCTGCAGAAAGGGACGACGAGTGACCACCGACCAGCCGGGGGACCAGCAGTCCGTCAGCTTCACCGTGTCCAAGGACGACTTCTCCTCGGCGCTGGCCTGGGTGGCACGAAGCCTCCCGAGCAAGGCCTCCCAGCCGATCCTCCGGGGCGTCCTCATCGAGGCCACTGACGAGGGTCTCCAGCTCTCCGGCTTCGACCGTGAGGTGTCGACGAAGGTCCGGGTCTCCGCGGATGTCACGGAACCCGGTCGGATCCTCGTCGCCGGACGCCTGGCGTCCAACATCATCGGTGCACTTCCGGAGAAGCCGGTCCGCATCGACTACGACGGCACCAAGGTCCTCGTGAACTGCGGCAGCTCCCACTTCGAACTGCCCGCCATGACCATCGACGACTATCCTGTCCTCCCGGACTTCCCGGCCGTCGCCGGATCGCTGGATCCCTACCTCTTCTCCGAGGTCATCAGCCAGGTCGCCGTCGCCGCCGGTCGCGATGACACCCTCCCGATGCTGACCGGCATCCGGATGGAGATCGACGGCGAACATGTCGTTCTCGCCGCCACCGACCGTTTCCGCCTCGCTGTCCGAACCGTCGACTGGGCGCCCGCCCGGGCCGACATCTCCGCGGAACTGCTCATCCCGGCCCGGACCCTGGCAGATACCGCACGCTCCCTCGACTCCTCCGGCGAGCCCGTGGAGATCGCCCTGGACACCGACGGTCCTTCCGCCGGTCGTCTGCTCGGTATCGCCACCGATGACCGACGGTCGACC of Corynebacterium terpenotabidum Y-11 contains these proteins:
- the dnaA gene encoding chromosomal replication initiator protein DnaA, coding for MTTAEDFPAIWADLVTRWVAADAESAEFPEITPRSKSLLQQLSPVVLVNGIAVLTAPAKWVRTETEKKISGDISEVLTREVGIPVTLSLSVKETTPDSPLEMPAEDTDAPPSTEEPEVERASVFGDLPPVPPGPVHTPDLWENISDAGFPASAGTDASQVSAAPAERPALEEASVPVATIVPTPTPATAHADDENRLNPKYTFETFVTGPSNQFPATACRVVAENPGKAYNPLFIYGQPGLGKTHLLHAIGHYAQELRPKIRVRYVSSEEMTNEFINAIQGGPLALDQFKRNYRNLDLLIVDDIQFLQGKESTQEEFFHTFNALYQANHQIVLSSDRPPSQLTTLEDRLRTRFEGGLTTDVKTPDLETRMAILAKKSLLNGAVVPPDVLEFIASRNESSIRELEGALTRVVAYCSMTGEPITISAAEVVVKDILPQDVKITAEMVIEVISEHFSVSLDQLTGPSKVRKIVTARQFGMFLTREYCEMSTTNIGKVYGGRDHTTVMHAEKKMRKSIQENTVIFEQFQELTQKIKSRARQR
- the dnaN gene encoding DNA polymerase III subunit beta — protein: MFEGLTCRKGRRVTTDQPGDQQSVSFTVSKDDFSSALAWVARSLPSKASQPILRGVLIEATDEGLQLSGFDREVSTKVRVSADVTEPGRILVAGRLASNIIGALPEKPVRIDYDGTKVLVNCGSSHFELPAMTIDDYPVLPDFPAVAGSLDPYLFSEVISQVAVAAGRDDTLPMLTGIRMEIDGEHVVLAATDRFRLAVRTVDWAPARADISAELLIPARTLADTARSLDSSGEPVEIALDTDGPSAGRLLGIATDDRRSTTRLIDADFPKFRPLLPKQNTALASVEIVPLLDAIRRVSLVTEGNSQIRMAFEEGGLTISGGGSDIGVAEEQLPCAFIGEPLVIAFNPGYLKDGLGAIHTDRVVFGFTQPSRPAILLPEPENLPEAGPDGTFPTPETPFIYLLMPVRLPG